Proteins encoded within one genomic window of Sinorhizobium sp. B11:
- a CDS encoding type II toxin-antitoxin system VapC family toxin, whose translation MVKSLFDTNVLIDYLNAVPPARDELARYREKAISIITWMEVLVGAKPEVANGTRAFLAGFAVIAVDNAIAERAVSLRQLHRIKLPDAIIWATANVHSMLLITRNTKDFPREMPDIRVPYEI comes from the coding sequence ATGGTAAAGTCTCTTTTCGACACAAATGTCTTGATCGATTATCTCAACGCAGTTCCACCAGCGCGAGACGAACTGGCAAGATATCGCGAAAAGGCGATCAGCATTATCACCTGGATGGAGGTTCTCGTCGGTGCCAAGCCTGAGGTGGCAAACGGAACGCGCGCTTTCCTGGCCGGCTTTGCGGTCATCGCTGTCGATAACGCCATAGCCGAACGAGCAGTATCTCTGCGACAACTTCATCGTATCAAGCTTCCCGATGCCATTATCTGGGCAACCGCCAATGTTCACTCGATGTTACTGATCACCCGAAACACGAAGGATTTCCCTCGCGAAATGCCGGACATACGGGTACCATACGAAATCTGA
- a CDS encoding aldo/keto reductase yields MEASYMLRYKKIPLAGGVGEMPAVGFGTLIADPVVTRHAVAKALSVGFRHFDCAERYRNEEAIGDAIAEAIAEGTIRREELFITTKLWNTNHRPERVKAAFEASCRRLQVDYVDCYIIHTPYAFRPGEEMDPRDENGHVLYDSEVTLIETWRALEDLVDSGHCRSIGLSDISLEKLKEIVAHARIKPAAIQVEAHPYLPEWELLEYCRANGIVLLAFAALGHAMEPNLLEDPVITGVAKRVNKTPAQVALAWAAQRGTAFLTTSVKPLRIEENFAISSLSEKDMEKIRFDISTNVRFNGVVDTGVPGFIPRVKAEQAAK; encoded by the coding sequence ATGGAAGCCTCATACATGCTTCGCTACAAGAAGATTCCCCTGGCGGGCGGCGTTGGCGAGATGCCTGCAGTTGGCTTCGGCACGCTCATTGCCGACCCGGTCGTGACAAGGCATGCGGTCGCAAAAGCGCTCTCTGTCGGCTTTCGTCATTTCGACTGCGCCGAGCGGTATCGCAACGAAGAAGCGATCGGGGACGCAATCGCCGAGGCGATCGCCGAAGGTACGATTCGCCGCGAGGAGTTGTTCATCACCACGAAGCTCTGGAACACCAACCATCGCCCCGAACGGGTAAAAGCGGCGTTCGAGGCAAGCTGTCGCCGTCTCCAAGTCGACTACGTCGACTGCTACATCATCCATACTCCCTACGCTTTTCGCCCGGGCGAGGAGATGGATCCAAGGGACGAGAATGGCCATGTTCTCTACGATTCGGAGGTCACCTTGATCGAGACCTGGCGCGCCTTGGAAGACCTTGTCGACAGCGGCCACTGTCGCTCGATCGGTCTGTCCGACATCTCATTGGAGAAGCTTAAGGAAATCGTCGCCCATGCACGCATCAAGCCTGCGGCGATCCAGGTCGAGGCACATCCTTATCTGCCCGAATGGGAACTGCTCGAATATTGCCGGGCGAATGGGATCGTCTTGCTGGCATTTGCAGCTCTCGGCCACGCGATGGAACCAAATCTGCTTGAAGACCCGGTCATCACCGGGGTCGCCAAACGTGTCAACAAGACGCCGGCCCAGGTGGCGCTTGCCTGGGCAGCGCAGCGGGGCACGGCGTTCCTAACGACCTCGGTCAAGCCGCTGCGCATCGAGGAAAACTTCGCGATTTCGAGCCTTTCGGAAAAGGATATGGAGAAGATCCGTTTCGACATATCGACGAACGTTCGCTTCAATGGGGTGGTGGATACCGGCGTGCCTGGCTTCATTCCCCGCGTCAAAGCGGAGCAGGCGGCAAAATAG
- a CDS encoding DeoR family transcriptional regulator → MVGKPRLVRRLDVSTETIRRDLEELTEQGVLNRTYCGAVRSLRTEPSITERHTLFVAKRERIAKAAVPLLKDARVLMIGSGSTIVHVARRIAVDMKNITLIMPEPTAVPATARPYPYTRCSG, encoded by the coding sequence TTGGTTGGCAAGCCCCGTCTTGTTCGTCGTCTCGATGTCTCCACCGAAACCATCCGTCGCGATCTTGAGGAGCTGACCGAGCAAGGAGTGCTCAACCGGACCTACTGCGGCGCCGTCCGTTCGTTAAGAACCGAACCGTCGATTACCGAACGTCATACATTGTTCGTCGCCAAGCGCGAACGCATCGCTAAGGCTGCCGTGCCTTTGCTTAAGGACGCACGCGTATTGATGATCGGTTCCGGTTCTACGATCGTGCACGTCGCTCGGCGGATCGCAGTCGACATGAAGAACATCACCCTCATCATGCCTGAACCAACAGCAGTTCCTGCCACTGCCCGACCATACCCATATACTCGTTGTTCAGGATGA
- a CDS encoding HlyD family secretion protein, whose translation MTQSTRESPPASPVPANKASPSAVLVPVFAIAVALSAVVGAGANWDWWVASQAVQTTDDAAVFSDVSSVSTRVSGTVEAINVSDYEQVKAGDLLFSIDRKPFEVALQAAKARLAAARAQLEDNDTQRAFQLTQIDIAIAQKQAATADEVQASKELERQTRLGLDGRASSIQTLEKATAGRERAVANSKMAEATVVAQRVKLEVIAKQRDVLIANADTAAADMVARELDRGYADIRAPVDGIVAKRNVQLGNFVATGTSMISIVPLPRVYILANYKENQLSLVREGQLVEVSVDLLPGKRLHGRVSRISPASGSTFALLPPDNATGNFTKVAQRLTVRIELDPDQPNFDRLRPGMSVTTRIATKAGNNV comes from the coding sequence TTGACGCAAAGCACGCGTGAAAGCCCACCGGCGAGCCCGGTTCCCGCAAACAAGGCGTCGCCGTCTGCCGTCCTTGTGCCCGTATTTGCCATTGCGGTGGCGCTTTCTGCCGTCGTCGGCGCAGGCGCCAATTGGGACTGGTGGGTGGCGAGCCAGGCCGTGCAGACGACGGACGACGCGGCGGTTTTCTCCGACGTCTCATCTGTCAGCACTCGTGTCAGCGGCACTGTCGAGGCGATTAATGTTTCCGACTACGAACAGGTCAAGGCCGGCGACCTTCTGTTTTCCATCGATCGCAAACCCTTCGAAGTCGCTCTACAGGCGGCGAAAGCAAGGCTTGCCGCTGCTCGCGCTCAGTTGGAAGACAACGACACCCAGCGTGCGTTCCAGCTGACGCAAATCGACATTGCGATCGCCCAGAAACAGGCGGCGACGGCCGACGAGGTTCAGGCGAGCAAGGAGCTCGAGCGCCAGACCAGGCTCGGCCTCGACGGCAGGGCGAGTTCGATTCAGACGCTCGAGAAGGCGACCGCCGGACGCGAGCGCGCCGTTGCGAATTCAAAAATGGCTGAGGCGACCGTTGTTGCGCAACGGGTCAAGCTGGAAGTGATTGCGAAACAGCGAGACGTGCTGATAGCGAATGCCGACACGGCCGCTGCGGACATGGTGGCGCGAGAATTGGACCGCGGCTATGCGGACATTCGCGCGCCTGTCGACGGTATTGTTGCCAAAAGGAACGTTCAGCTCGGAAACTTTGTCGCGACCGGCACAAGCATGATCTCGATCGTTCCCCTTCCGCGGGTCTATATCCTGGCCAACTACAAGGAAAACCAGCTTTCCCTTGTTCGGGAAGGTCAGCTCGTGGAGGTGTCCGTCGATCTGCTGCCCGGCAAGCGCCTGCACGGCAGAGTGTCGAGAATTTCGCCCGCAAGCGGATCGACCTTCGCCTTGCTTCCTCCCGACAATGCCACCGGCAATTTTACGAAAGTTGCCCAGCGCCTCACTGTCAGGATCGAGCTCGACCCCGATCAGCCCAATTTCGATCGGCTGCGGCCGGGCATGTCGGTCACGACGCGGATAGCCACGAAGGCAGGAAACAATGTCTAG
- a CDS encoding ribbon-helix-helix domain-containing protein, translated as MRTLVDIGDPEVRALDRMAQREKMSRAALIRKAINDFLVRNNADIEAEAFGLWGDRKIDGLTYQENIRSEW; from the coding sequence ATGAGAACGTTGGTAGATATCGGCGACCCAGAAGTCAGAGCGCTGGACCGGATGGCACAGCGGGAAAAAATGTCGAGAGCAGCGCTGATCCGAAAAGCGATCAATGACTTTCTGGTTAGGAACAACGCCGATATCGAAGCAGAAGCGTTCGGCCTTTGGGGCGATCGAAAGATCGATGGTTTGACCTATCAGGAAAACATACGCAGCGAATGGTAA
- a CDS encoding TetR/AcrR family transcriptional regulator, whose protein sequence is MSSTSNTASPRKRTSVGSRRNPEAEAAVLTAARELIWEKGYSGFSVDEVARRAGAGKTTIYRWYPTKADLFIAIYTSERSASVLVPDTGNLIEDLVEYTTSLWRFWASHPAGAALRGLIAEAQGTPEALSALRDRFLPDRTADVRKIMTDAAGRGELRAEEVADKVSLWVGFSWFKLLVAELNEENAIRPAMMHIADIPRIAAPQ, encoded by the coding sequence ATGAGCTCAACATCAAACACCGCCTCTCCCAGAAAACGGACCTCCGTCGGTTCGCGTCGCAATCCCGAGGCGGAGGCCGCCGTTCTTACCGCTGCGAGGGAATTGATTTGGGAAAAGGGCTACTCGGGCTTTTCCGTCGATGAAGTGGCACGCCGGGCCGGCGCCGGCAAGACGACCATCTATCGCTGGTATCCGACCAAGGCAGATCTTTTCATCGCGATCTACACGAGCGAACGTTCGGCTTCCGTGCTGGTCCCCGATACCGGAAACCTGATCGAGGACCTCGTAGAATATACGACCAGCCTCTGGAGGTTCTGGGCTTCGCATCCGGCAGGCGCGGCGCTTCGAGGGCTGATCGCCGAAGCCCAGGGCACACCGGAGGCCTTGAGCGCGCTGCGCGACAGATTTCTTCCAGACCGAACCGCGGATGTGAGGAAGATCATGACGGATGCCGCCGGACGCGGTGAACTGCGCGCGGAAGAGGTAGCTGACAAAGTCTCCCTCTGGGTTGGCTTCAGCTGGTTCAAGCTCCTGGTGGCCGAACTCAACGAGGAAAACGCAATTCGTCCGGCGATGATGCATATCGCAGATATTCCACGCATTGCGGCCCCACAATAG
- a CDS encoding recombinase family protein, with translation MTGIVRSGRNAGGKAYGYRPVQGKKGELEIVEEEAGVVRRIFELYVGGIGPRSIAAMLNDDRLPAPRGKQWNASTINGNDKRGYGILRNPLYVGKIVWNRVQMVKNPATGRRVSRVNDDTAIETIDAPHLRIIDDQLFASARARKDSVGGKHRFTSPKNKRLLSGLLKCGACGGGMSIIGADRSGPRVVCSKHKESKACDNNARYYVAKIEQDVIDRLRIMFADTSVIDAYVEEYKAESKRIALERRTGRAAKENTLSDVQTQIARVLEQVAKGTIDEDDVLAILPGLKAERTRLRVELEAEEPATNIIELKPKAVEKFRQDVESLAEIVNTKAEPSIELAMAFREVVSSVLVYPRVAGEKYRYEIKGWLAAIAGEQLSSVRMVAGEGFEPPTQGL, from the coding sequence ATGACCGGAATAGTGCGATCCGGGAGAAATGCCGGCGGGAAAGCCTACGGCTATCGCCCGGTGCAAGGCAAGAAAGGCGAGTTGGAGATCGTTGAGGAGGAAGCCGGCGTTGTGCGCCGAATCTTCGAGCTTTACGTCGGCGGTATCGGCCCGCGGTCGATCGCGGCAATGCTGAACGATGATCGACTGCCGGCGCCGCGTGGAAAGCAATGGAACGCCAGCACGATCAACGGCAACGACAAGCGCGGCTACGGGATCCTGCGCAATCCGCTCTATGTTGGGAAAATCGTCTGGAACCGCGTCCAGATGGTCAAGAACCCCGCCACCGGTCGGCGGGTATCCCGTGTCAACGACGATACGGCGATCGAAACAATAGATGCCCCTCACCTCCGAATCATCGACGATCAACTGTTCGCGAGTGCTCGGGCACGTAAAGATTCCGTCGGCGGGAAGCACCGCTTCACATCCCCAAAGAACAAGCGCCTATTGTCCGGTCTACTAAAATGCGGGGCGTGCGGGGGAGGGATGTCGATCATTGGCGCCGATCGCAGTGGACCCCGCGTCGTTTGCAGCAAGCACAAAGAATCAAAGGCCTGCGATAACAACGCCCGGTACTATGTCGCCAAGATCGAGCAGGACGTGATCGACCGGTTGCGCATCATGTTCGCCGACACGTCGGTGATTGATGCCTATGTCGAGGAATACAAGGCCGAGAGCAAGCGGATCGCCTTGGAACGTCGCACCGGTCGCGCAGCGAAGGAAAACACGCTGTCGGACGTTCAGACGCAGATAGCGCGTGTGCTGGAGCAGGTGGCGAAGGGAACGATCGACGAAGACGATGTTCTGGCGATCTTACCTGGGCTGAAAGCCGAGCGAACGCGCCTTCGGGTCGAACTGGAGGCCGAGGAGCCGGCGACTAACATCATCGAGCTGAAGCCGAAGGCCGTCGAGAAATTCCGGCAGGACGTGGAGAGCTTGGCGGAGATTGTGAACACGAAGGCCGAGCCATCGATCGAACTGGCGATGGCGTTCAGGGAAGTGGTTTCAAGCGTGTTGGTCTATCCACGAGTCGCCGGGGAAAAATACCGCTACGAAATCAAAGGATGGCTTGCCGCAATCGCTGGTGAACAATTGTCGTCTGTTCGAATGGTAGCGGGGGAGGGATTTGAACCCCCGACACAAGGATTATGA
- a CDS encoding MFS transporter, with protein MIMASILTAFDVRTASVGLPDLRGAFGLSFDQGAWLSTFATAPQILVAPSIGWLIEAFGVKRVMIGPSIVYAAISTTIPFVQGFELLIVLHATRALVLGIFVGATLLVAFRNLDKKYWIFALAFYVLRIPFAQNLGLYTAGSYSQTIGWQWLYWQGAIVAPVIGILFWYGGKPMPVDRDLLSRADWGGMALFGVALTTLYFALDQGNRLDWFESGYVKSLLAATVFLAVVFLWHETRVKHPWAHVSILYHRNIALGFAAIACFMIASLGSSLLEPNFLVSVARLRPEQVGDFTALCAILLLLLATATAVALVRTVKQRSTLAIGFSCFVLSAWLGTQLTSQWSVPEFRLIIVLQTFGEELVFLAAVATLFGNINPARAISLVAYVQVMRLICSETVATTMTTWIRKREQLHSYLLGLHVTRTTPGWNTTLAQLRSGSTSGASPAEITKRGLSNLAGIIQREANVLAYIDGFWITFIAAVVGLIVVSLMKPSPSHPLTTR; from the coding sequence ATGATCATGGCCTCAATTCTGACCGCCTTCGACGTTCGCACGGCGAGCGTCGGATTGCCGGATCTTCGCGGCGCTTTCGGTCTGAGTTTTGACCAGGGCGCATGGTTGAGCACCTTTGCAACGGCTCCGCAGATACTAGTCGCGCCGTCGATCGGCTGGCTGATAGAGGCCTTCGGCGTCAAGCGGGTCATGATCGGCCCGTCGATCGTGTATGCGGCGATCTCCACCACCATCCCTTTCGTCCAAGGCTTCGAGCTTCTGATCGTGTTGCATGCGACCAGAGCCCTGGTGCTCGGCATTTTCGTTGGGGCGACGCTCTTGGTTGCGTTTCGTAACCTCGACAAAAAGTACTGGATTTTCGCCCTCGCCTTCTATGTGCTGAGAATTCCGTTTGCGCAGAATCTCGGTCTTTATACCGCCGGTAGCTATAGCCAGACTATTGGTTGGCAGTGGCTTTATTGGCAGGGCGCTATTGTCGCGCCGGTCATCGGGATCCTGTTCTGGTATGGCGGCAAACCCATGCCTGTCGATCGTGATCTCCTGAGCCGGGCCGACTGGGGCGGAATGGCGCTGTTCGGGGTGGCCTTAACGACGCTCTATTTCGCGCTGGACCAAGGCAATCGTCTTGACTGGTTTGAATCGGGCTATGTTAAATCGCTCCTCGCCGCGACAGTATTTCTGGCCGTTGTTTTTCTTTGGCATGAAACCCGCGTAAAACATCCTTGGGCGCACGTCTCGATCCTTTATCACAGGAACATCGCGCTCGGCTTTGCCGCCATCGCCTGCTTCATGATCGCAAGCCTCGGAAGCTCGCTGCTCGAGCCGAACTTTCTTGTCAGCGTTGCTCGATTGCGTCCGGAACAGGTCGGAGACTTCACCGCGCTCTGCGCCATCCTGCTACTTTTGCTGGCGACAGCGACCGCAGTCGCGCTCGTCAGGACAGTGAAGCAGCGGTCGACGCTCGCGATCGGGTTCAGCTGTTTTGTGCTGTCGGCATGGCTTGGGACCCAATTGACCAGTCAATGGTCCGTACCAGAATTCCGGCTGATTATCGTCCTGCAGACGTTCGGCGAAGAGCTCGTTTTTCTTGCCGCCGTCGCCACCCTTTTCGGCAATATCAATCCGGCTCGTGCAATCTCGCTCGTCGCCTATGTTCAGGTCATGCGCCTTATCTGTTCGGAAACTGTTGCCACAACGATGACGACGTGGATCCGCAAGCGTGAGCAACTGCATTCCTATCTTTTAGGCCTTCACGTCACCCGCACGACGCCGGGCTGGAACACGACGCTCGCTCAACTCAGATCGGGATCGACGTCCGGCGCCTCACCGGCAGAAATCACAAAGCGCGGCCTCAGCAATCTTGCAGGCATAATCCAGCGGGAAGCGAACGTACTCGCCTATATCGACGGATTCTGGATCACCTTCATCGCGGCGGTGGTCGGGCTGATCGTGGTGTCGCTGATGAAACCCTCCCCCTCACACCCGCTGACGACGCGCTGA
- a CDS encoding nuclear transport factor 2 family protein, producing MSGGPDGESECQSGARIFERQHEIYHVDGLLDYPQSVERLSGRRNIRESRVVQPHHKRFDVRRIVGGGNLWVTEFVLTYDGKPTYAVSIMEFRDGLVAHETQYFADRFEPAPSRAHLVER from the coding sequence ATGTCTGGAGGCCCGGATGGAGAATCAGAATGTCAGAGTGGCGCTCGAATTTTCGAGCGCCAGCACGAAATCTACCATGTGGATGGTTTGCTCGACTATCCGCAGTCCGTCGAGCGCCTCAGCGGTCGTCGAAATATTAGGGAAAGCCGGGTCGTTCAGCCCCACCACAAGCGATTTGATGTTAGGCGGATCGTCGGGGGCGGCAATCTCTGGGTCACCGAATTCGTGCTGACCTATGATGGCAAGCCCACCTATGCCGTCAGTATCATGGAATTTCGTGATGGGCTGGTTGCGCACGAAACACAATATTTTGCCGATCGGTTCGAGCCTGCGCCGTCTCGCGCGCATCTGGTTGAGCGATGA
- a CDS encoding CGNR zinc finger domain-containing protein, translating into MASRPCRQSGRAIRIGWLAANLLTSRRDRRPIQACEGPNCGWLFLDHSRNGHRRWCSDRTCGSHARVRKFRAVRAN; encoded by the coding sequence ATGGCGTCACGCCCCTGCAGACAATCTGGACGTGCAATTCGGATTGGCTGGCTGGCCGCAAACTTGCTGACATCGCGACGAGATCGCCGCCCGATCCAGGCGTGCGAAGGTCCGAACTGCGGCTGGCTTTTCCTCGACCACTCACGCAATGGTCATCGGCGCTGGTGCTCTGACAGGACGTGTGGATCACATGCCAGAGTGCGGAAATTCCGGGCCGTGCGAGCTAATTAA